In Candidatus Kapaibacterium thiocyanatum, the DNA window GTTCCTCTGGGCTGCATGCGGCGAGGAGGAGGCAGAAGACGGTGAGAAGGGCTGCGCTACGTAACATCATGATCCATCAATCCAGTTGTGCCACTACATCTCGAATGATTGCCGTCAATGTGGGTTCTGCCGACGCTGCCGCGGCCAGGATTTCTTCGAGCCGTGCCGGGGCCAGGGCATCGGGGAAGCATTCGTCGGTGACGATGCTCATACCCAGGACTTCCATGTTCATGTGGCGGGCCACGATGACTTCCGGTACGGTACTCATGCCTACGACGTCGGCTCCGATCGTGCGCAGGAAGCGGTATTCCGCCCGTGTCTCGAGGTTGGGGCCGGCCACAGCGACATAGACACCGCGATGGACATTTCGTTGCAGTTTCAGTGCGGCATTTCGCGCCATGTCGATCAGACGACAGGAATAGGGCTCGCTCATGTCCGGGAACCGGGGACCGAAGCGCTCGTCGTTCGGGCCGATCAACGGGTTGTCACCCAGCAGGTTGATATGATCGTCGATGATCATCAGGTCCCCCCGTCGATACAACGGATTCATGCCGCCGCAGGCATTGGAGACGATGAGCGTGCGTACCCCCAGGGCATGCATGACCCGTACAGGAAACGTGACCTGCTGCATCGTATAGCCTTCATAATAATGAAAGCGACCTTGCATGACGACGACGGGGCGCCCCGCAAGGGTTCCGAACAGGAGCCGGCCGTGGTGGCTTTCGACGGTCGAAAGGGGGAAGTGGGGGATGTCCGCATAGTCCAGGGCCGTTTCCACGGTGATATGTTCCACCAGGCCACCGAGCCCCGTGCCGAGGATGATGCCGATGGCCGGCCCAGCCGACGTCCTGGCCCGGATATGGGAAACCGCCTCGGATGTATGTTCGAACAAGGACATTCGTCAATTCTCCATG includes these proteins:
- a CDS encoding purine-nucleoside phosphorylase gives rise to the protein MSLFEHTSEAVSHIRARTSAGPAIGIILGTGLGGLVEHITVETALDYADIPHFPLSTVESHHGRLLFGTLAGRPVVVMQGRFHYYEGYTMQQVTFPVRVMHALGVRTLIVSNACGGMNPLYRRGDLMIIDDHINLLGDNPLIGPNDERFGPRFPDMSEPYSCRLIDMARNAALKLQRNVHRGVYVAVAGPNLETRAEYRFLRTIGADVVGMSTVPEVIVARHMNMEVLGMSIVTDECFPDALAPARLEEILAAAASAEPTLTAIIRDVVAQLD